A window of the Aeromicrobium phoceense genome harbors these coding sequences:
- a CDS encoding ABC-F family ATP-binding cassette domain-containing protein produces the protein MPPLVVGERIAQSFPSGTVLSDVTIGVGDGDRIGVVGRNGDGKSTLLRILAKRLEPDSGRVTWRRDLRVGVVEQDDVLDPSLTAIGSVVGDRPEHEWASDPAVRDVLAGLMGDVDHHAEVGTLSGGQRRRVALARTLVRRWDLLVLDEPTNHLDLEGVTWLADHVRRRTEALLVVTHDRWFLDEVCTLTWEVHDARVDAYEGGYAAYVLQRVERDRQAAASEERRQNLMRKELAWLRRGAPARTSKPKFRIDAANELIEREPPVRDSVSLAKLATARLGKDVVDILDVSVSYDDRPVLRDVEWRIGPGDRVGILGPNGAGKSTLLGLVTGEVTATSGRVKRGKTVKIAALTQHLADLDAVADDRVSEVVGRRRTSYETEGKEMTPGQLLERLGFTSAQLSTPVRDLSGGQKRRLQLMLILLDEPNVLILDEPTNDMDTDMLAAIEDLLDTWPGTLLVVSHDRYLLERVTDHQFAVLDSHLRHLPGGVDEYLRLRAAQPVAASGAPAKPAAPASSSQRGGQNERQLKKDVARMERQIERLTERIADLDRAMVDASTQPSRLMELDAERRPLAEELEATEEAWLEASAELES, from the coding sequence ATGCCGCCCCTCGTCGTCGGCGAGCGCATCGCGCAGTCCTTCCCGTCCGGCACCGTCCTGTCCGACGTCACGATCGGCGTCGGCGACGGCGACCGGATCGGCGTCGTCGGCCGCAACGGCGACGGCAAGTCCACCCTCCTGCGCATCCTGGCCAAGCGGCTCGAGCCCGACTCCGGCCGCGTCACGTGGCGCCGCGACCTGCGCGTCGGCGTCGTCGAGCAGGACGACGTCCTCGACCCGAGCCTCACCGCCATCGGCTCCGTCGTCGGCGACCGGCCCGAGCACGAGTGGGCGTCCGACCCAGCGGTCCGCGACGTGCTCGCGGGGCTGATGGGCGACGTGGACCACCACGCCGAGGTCGGCACCCTCAGCGGCGGGCAGCGGCGCCGCGTCGCGCTGGCGCGCACGCTGGTGCGGCGCTGGGACCTGCTGGTCCTCGACGAGCCCACCAACCACCTCGACCTCGAGGGCGTCACGTGGCTCGCCGACCACGTGCGGCGACGGACCGAGGCTCTGCTCGTGGTCACCCACGACCGTTGGTTCCTCGACGAGGTCTGCACGCTGACGTGGGAGGTCCACGACGCGCGCGTGGACGCATACGAGGGCGGCTACGCGGCCTACGTGCTGCAGCGCGTCGAGCGCGACCGGCAGGCCGCCGCCAGCGAGGAGCGGCGCCAGAACCTCATGCGCAAGGAGCTGGCCTGGCTGCGACGCGGCGCGCCCGCCCGGACTTCGAAGCCCAAGTTCCGCATCGACGCGGCGAACGAGCTGATCGAGCGCGAGCCGCCCGTGCGCGACTCGGTGTCCCTGGCCAAGCTCGCCACGGCGCGGCTGGGCAAGGACGTCGTCGACATCCTCGACGTCTCGGTCTCCTACGACGACCGGCCCGTCTTGCGCGACGTGGAGTGGCGGATCGGTCCGGGCGACCGCGTCGGCATCCTGGGCCCGAACGGCGCGGGCAAGAGCACCCTGCTCGGCCTCGTGACGGGCGAGGTGACGGCCACATCCGGCCGGGTCAAGCGTGGCAAGACCGTGAAGATCGCGGCCCTCACGCAGCACCTCGCCGATCTCGACGCCGTGGCGGACGACCGGGTCAGCGAGGTCGTCGGCCGCAGGCGCACGTCCTACGAGACCGAGGGCAAGGAGATGACCCCGGGCCAGCTGCTGGAGCGCCTCGGCTTCACCTCCGCCCAGCTCTCCACGCCGGTGCGCGACCTGTCGGGCGGCCAGAAGCGACGCCTGCAGCTCATGCTGATCCTGCTCGACGAGCCGAACGTGCTGATCCTCGACGAGCCGACGAACGACATGGACACCGACATGCTCGCGGCCATCGAGGACCTCCTCGACACGTGGCCCGGCACCTTGCTGGTGGTGTCGCACGACCGCTACCTGCTCGAGCGCGTCACCGATCACCAGTTCGCCGTCCTCGACTCGCACCTGCGCCACCTGCCGGGCGGGGTGGACGAGTACCTCCGGCTCCGGGCAGCCCAGCCCGTCGCCGCTTCCGGCGCCCCCGCGAAGCCGGCGGCGCCCGCGTCCTCGTCGCAGCGCGGTGGCCAGAACGAGCGCCAGCTGAAGAAGGACGTCGCCCGGATGGAGCGCCAGATCGAGCGGCTCACCGAGCGGATCGCGGACCTCGACCGCGCGATGGTCGACGCCTCGACCCAGCCCTCGCGGCTCATGGAGCTCGATGCCGAGCGCCGCCCGCTGGCCGAGGAGCTCGAGGCCACCGAGGAGGCGTGGCTCGAGGCCTCGGCCGAGCTCGAGTCCTGA
- a CDS encoding MarR family winged helix-turn-helix transcriptional regulator: MDEVDEIVAAWRRERPDVEVSPLEVFSRLMRLAKHLERLRKQAFTTHELDVWEWDVLSALRRSGEPYELSPGHLVAATMVTSGTMTNRVDRLVQRGLVQRRPAPSDRRGVLVRLTPEGRRRVDGALDTLLALETTILADLPESERDHVADALRTLTAHFNG, from the coding sequence ATGGACGAGGTCGACGAGATCGTCGCGGCGTGGCGCCGCGAGCGCCCGGACGTCGAGGTCTCCCCGCTGGAGGTCTTCAGCCGGCTCATGCGCCTGGCCAAGCACCTCGAACGACTCCGCAAGCAGGCCTTCACCACGCACGAGCTCGACGTGTGGGAGTGGGACGTGCTCTCGGCCCTGCGCCGCTCGGGTGAGCCGTACGAGCTCTCCCCCGGCCACCTCGTCGCCGCCACGATGGTCACGAGCGGCACCATGACCAACCGCGTCGACCGGCTCGTACAGCGCGGCCTGGTGCAGCGACGCCCCGCACCCTCCGACCGGCGCGGCGTGCTGGTGCGGCTGACGCCGGAGGGCCGCCGTCGCGTCGACGGCGCGCTCGACACGCTGCTGGCCCTGGAGACCACGATCCTGGCGGACCTCCCGGAGTCCGAGCGCGACCACGTCGCCGACGCGCTGCGCACCCTGACGGCTCACTTCAACGGCTGA
- a CDS encoding SRPBCC domain-containing protein has product MSPSTRLDTLSFTISGRIARPCVEVYEAIVDPDQLSRYFTTGGARGRLEPGAEVTWDFHDYPGRFPVTVVEADPPRRLVIEWEGNATTSETGTTRTTFELEPVEGDEGRTLVTISEQSWTVTPEGATNAFGNCEGWTGMLAALKVWVEHGINLREGFYR; this is encoded by the coding sequence ATGAGCCCTTCCACACGTCTCGACACCCTGTCCTTCACCATTTCCGGCCGCATCGCCCGACCCTGCGTCGAGGTGTACGAGGCCATCGTCGACCCCGACCAGCTCTCCCGGTACTTCACGACGGGCGGGGCGCGCGGCCGCCTCGAGCCCGGCGCCGAGGTGACCTGGGACTTCCACGACTACCCCGGCCGCTTCCCGGTGACCGTCGTCGAGGCCGACCCGCCCCGCCGCCTCGTGATCGAGTGGGAGGGCAACGCGACGACGAGCGAGACCGGCACGACGCGGACGACGTTCGAGCTCGAGCCCGTCGAGGGCGACGAGGGCCGCACCCTGGTCACCATCTCCGAGCAGTCGTGGACGGTGACGCCCGAGGGCGCCACGAACGCGTTCGGCAACTGCGAGGGCTGGACGGGGATGCTCGCCGCCCTCAAGGTGTGGGTCGAGCACGGGATCAACCTGCGTGAGGGCTTCTACCGCTGA
- a CDS encoding ArsR/SmtB family transcription factor translates to MNAATNRSDDDLVFKALANPVRRRMLDALREEPLTTGALCAAFDDLDRTTVLQHLRVLERAELVTGRKIGRERHLSLAPLPIKRIHDRWISDYARAAVDLLGRLDDD, encoded by the coding sequence ATGAATGCCGCCACGAACAGGAGTGACGACGACCTGGTCTTCAAGGCCCTCGCCAATCCCGTCCGCCGGCGGATGCTCGACGCGCTCCGCGAGGAGCCCCTGACGACGGGTGCGCTCTGCGCGGCATTCGACGACCTCGACCGCACCACGGTCCTGCAGCACCTGCGAGTGCTGGAGCGTGCCGAACTGGTCACGGGTCGGAAGATCGGTCGCGAGCGCCACCTGTCCCTCGCCCCGCTGCCCATCAAGCGCATCCACGACCGCTGGATCAGCGACTACGCCCGCGCCGCGGTCGACCTCCTGGGGCGCCTCGACGACGACTGA
- the glmU gene encoding bifunctional UDP-N-acetylglucosamine diphosphorylase/glucosamine-1-phosphate N-acetyltransferase GlmU, producing the protein MSEQVTAIVLAAGAGTRMKSRRAKVLHEIAGRPMLGHALDAVRAAGVDRVITVVGHDREQVEAAVAALDPSATIAVQVEQRGTGDAVRVALDAAGADAATYLVTYADVPLLSAETLRALVDEHRENGRAVTILTSEPEDPTGYGRILRDGTGAVVAIREHKDATDDERATREVNSGILVVDGPFLDRAVRALSTDNAQAELYLTDIVGQAVTEGLPVGAHVLEDVWQTEGVNDRRQLVRLGRELNTRIVNHWLAEGVTILDPGTTWIDTGVTIGRDTTILPGTQLLGATTIGEGVTIGPDTTVRNVEIGDDASVVRTHGSDSVVGPRASVGPFAYLRPGTVIDEGGKVGTFVEVKNSHIGAGAKVPHLSYVGDAEVGEGSNLGAGAITANYDGVNKHRTTIGAHVKTGCHNVFVAPVELGDGAHTGAGTVVREDVAPGALAVPAAGQRTIEGWVASRRPGTPSALAADQTTQETSGGHSQEPQ; encoded by the coding sequence GTGAGCGAGCAGGTCACCGCGATCGTCCTGGCCGCAGGGGCCGGGACGCGCATGAAGTCACGCCGGGCAAAGGTGCTGCACGAGATCGCCGGGCGCCCCATGCTGGGCCACGCGCTCGACGCCGTGCGGGCCGCCGGGGTCGACCGGGTCATCACCGTCGTGGGCCACGACCGTGAGCAGGTCGAGGCCGCCGTGGCCGCGCTCGACCCCTCCGCCACGATCGCCGTCCAGGTCGAGCAGCGCGGCACCGGCGACGCCGTCCGGGTGGCGCTCGACGCCGCGGGCGCCGACGCCGCCACCTACCTCGTCACCTACGCCGACGTGCCGCTGCTCTCGGCCGAGACCCTGCGCGCGCTCGTGGACGAGCACCGCGAGAACGGCCGCGCGGTCACGATCCTGACGTCCGAGCCCGAGGACCCCACCGGCTACGGCCGCATCCTGCGCGACGGGACCGGCGCCGTCGTGGCGATCCGCGAGCACAAGGACGCCACCGACGACGAGCGCGCGACCCGCGAGGTCAACAGCGGCATCCTCGTCGTCGACGGACCGTTCCTCGACCGCGCCGTGCGCGCGCTCAGCACCGACAACGCGCAGGCCGAGCTGTACCTCACGGACATCGTCGGTCAGGCCGTCACCGAGGGGCTGCCCGTCGGCGCGCACGTCCTGGAGGACGTCTGGCAGACCGAGGGCGTCAACGACCGTCGCCAGCTCGTCCGCCTCGGCCGCGAGCTGAACACGCGGATCGTGAACCACTGGCTCGCCGAGGGCGTCACGATCCTCGACCCCGGGACCACGTGGATCGACACCGGTGTGACGATCGGCCGCGACACCACGATCCTGCCCGGCACGCAGCTGCTGGGCGCCACCACGATCGGCGAGGGCGTCACGATCGGACCGGACACCACGGTGCGCAACGTCGAGATCGGCGACGACGCCTCGGTGGTGCGCACGCACGGCTCGGACTCCGTCGTCGGGCCCCGCGCCAGCGTCGGTCCGTTCGCCTACCTGCGCCCGGGCACGGTCATCGACGAGGGCGGCAAGGTGGGCACGTTCGTCGAGGTCAAGAACAGCCACATCGGCGCCGGCGCGAAGGTGCCGCACCTGTCCTACGTCGGCGACGCCGAGGTGGGGGAGGGCAGCAACCTCGGTGCCGGGGCGATCACGGCGAACTACGACGGGGTGAACAAGCACCGGACCACCATCGGTGCCCACGTGAAGACCGGCTGCCACAACGTGTTCGTGGCGCCCGTCGAGCTCGGTGACGGAGCGCACACCGGCGCGGGAACGGTCGTGCGCGAGGACGTGGCGCCGGGGGCGCTGGCCGTCCCCGCCGCTGGACAGAGGACAATCGAGGGGTGGGTCGCGAGCCGGCGACCGGGTACGCCTTCCGCGCTTGCCGCGGACCAGACCACGCAGGAGACCAGCGGTGGCCACTCACAAGAGCCTCAGTAA
- a CDS encoding ribose-phosphate diphosphokinase, translating into MLFSGRAHPTLAKEVAELLEVDCVPTTAYDFANGEIYVRFEESVRGCDAFVIQSHAAPINESIMEQLIMIDALKRASAKRITVVLPFYGYARQDKKHLGREPISARLMADLFLAAGADRLMTVDLHTAQIQGFFDGPVDHLLAMPILTRQVRKRYGKKPLAVVSPDAGRIKVAEQWARQFDNAPLAFIHKTRDVSKANVTKANRVVGEVAGRTCILVDDLIDTGGTICQAAEALMNDGAAEVVIAATHAVFSGEAIDKLKNSVATEVIVTNTLPLADEHRFDKLTVLSIAPLLAQAVSAVFEDGSVTSLFSE; encoded by the coding sequence ATGTTGTTCTCGGGCCGCGCGCACCCCACGCTGGCGAAGGAGGTCGCCGAGCTGCTCGAGGTCGACTGCGTTCCGACCACGGCCTACGACTTCGCGAACGGCGAGATCTACGTCCGCTTCGAGGAGTCGGTCCGCGGCTGCGACGCCTTCGTGATCCAGAGCCACGCGGCGCCGATCAACGAGTCGATCATGGAGCAGCTCATCATGATCGACGCGCTCAAGCGCGCGTCGGCCAAGCGCATCACCGTGGTGCTGCCGTTCTACGGCTACGCCCGCCAGGACAAGAAGCACCTGGGCCGCGAGCCGATCAGCGCGCGCCTCATGGCCGACCTCTTCCTGGCCGCCGGCGCCGACCGCCTCATGACGGTCGACCTGCACACGGCGCAGATCCAGGGCTTCTTCGACGGCCCGGTCGACCACCTGCTGGCCATGCCGATCCTGACCCGTCAGGTCCGCAAGCGCTACGGCAAGAAGCCGCTCGCCGTCGTGTCGCCGGACGCCGGTCGCATCAAGGTGGCCGAGCAGTGGGCGCGCCAGTTCGACAACGCGCCGCTGGCCTTCATCCACAAGACCCGCGACGTCTCCAAGGCGAACGTCACCAAGGCCAACCGCGTCGTGGGCGAGGTCGCCGGCCGCACGTGCATCCTGGTCGACGACCTCATCGACACCGGCGGCACGATCTGCCAGGCCGCCGAGGCGCTCATGAACGACGGGGCGGCCGAGGTCGTCATCGCGGCCACGCACGCCGTGTTCTCGGGCGAGGCGATCGACAAGCTCAAGAACTCCGTCGCCACCGAGGTCATCGTCACCAACACGCTGCCGCTCGCCGACGAGCACCGCTTCGACAAGCTCACCGTCCTGTCGATCGCGCCGCTGCTCGCGCAGGCCGTCTCGGCCGTGTTCGAGGACGGTTCTGTCACCAGCCTGTTCTCGGAGTGA
- a CDS encoding 50S ribosomal protein L25/general stress protein Ctc gives MAEIKLSAEQRTEFGKGAARRIRRENKVPAVLYGHGSDPIHVTLPGHDTMLALKTANALLAIDLGSDNHLAIPKQVQRDPLKGFIEHVDLLIVKKGEKVTVDVAITVVGEPEPGVLLVTENTTVSLEVEATHIPTDIEVPVAGLEVGAQVLASDLALPEGASLAVEEDLLILNLTHAPTAAEVDAELESAEADAGIEHDQPETPTEGAPEPESSEG, from the coding sequence GTGGCCGAGATCAAGCTTTCCGCCGAGCAGCGCACCGAGTTCGGCAAGGGTGCCGCCCGCCGCATCCGTCGCGAGAACAAGGTTCCCGCCGTCCTCTACGGACACGGCTCCGACCCCATCCACGTCACGCTGCCCGGCCACGACACGATGCTGGCGCTCAAGACCGCTAACGCGCTGCTCGCGATCGACCTGGGCTCGGACAACCACCTGGCCATCCCGAAGCAGGTCCAGCGCGACCCGCTCAAGGGCTTCATCGAGCACGTCGACCTGCTGATCGTCAAGAAGGGCGAGAAGGTCACCGTCGACGTCGCGATCACCGTCGTCGGCGAGCCCGAGCCGGGCGTGCTGCTCGTCACCGAGAACACCACCGTCTCCCTCGAGGTCGAGGCCACGCACATCCCCACCGACATCGAGGTGCCCGTCGCCGGCCTCGAGGTCGGCGCCCAGGTGCTCGCCTCCGACCTCGCCCTGCCCGAGGGCGCGTCCCTCGCGGTCGAGGAGGACCTGCTGATCCTCAACCTGACCCACGCGCCCACCGCGGCCGAGGTCGACGCCGAGCTCGAGAGCGCCGAGGCCGATGCCGGCATCGAGCACGACCAGCCCGAGACGCCCACCGAGGGCGCGCCCGAGCCGGAGTCCTCCGAGGGCTGA
- the pth gene encoding aminoacyl-tRNA hydrolase, which translates to MTWLVIGLGNPGPSYAATRHNVGYHVTDELAARMGGRFSSLKAARADIVSGLLAGERTVLGRSRAYMNESGGAVSSLMKYYDVTPERLIVIHDELDLPLGSLRCKSGGGDNGHNGLKSIRQSIGTGDFLRVRFGIGRPPGQQPVHDFVLKPFAKTERTEADIVTQEAADAVESLISVGLEKTQSAFNS; encoded by the coding sequence ATGACCTGGCTGGTCATCGGGCTGGGCAACCCCGGCCCGTCCTATGCCGCCACCCGGCACAACGTCGGGTACCACGTGACCGATGAGCTGGCCGCCCGCATGGGCGGCCGGTTCTCGTCTCTGAAGGCGGCCCGCGCCGACATCGTCTCCGGACTGCTCGCCGGCGAGCGCACGGTCCTGGGCCGGTCGCGTGCCTACATGAACGAGAGCGGCGGCGCCGTCTCGTCACTGATGAAGTACTACGACGTCACGCCCGAGCGCCTCATCGTCATCCACGACGAGCTGGACCTCCCACTCGGCTCGCTGCGCTGCAAGTCCGGCGGCGGCGACAACGGGCACAACGGCCTCAAGTCGATCCGCCAGTCGATCGGCACGGGCGACTTCCTGCGCGTCCGGTTCGGGATCGGCCGCCCGCCGGGACAGCAGCCGGTGCACGACTTCGTGCTGAAGCCGTTCGCCAAGACCGAGCGCACCGAGGCCGACATCGTCACGCAGGAGGCCGCCGACGCGGTCGAGAGCCTGATCTCGGTGGGCCTGGAGAAGACGCAGAGCGCCTTCAACTCCTGA